A DNA window from Castanea sativa cultivar Marrone di Chiusa Pesio chromosome 7, ASM4071231v1 contains the following coding sequences:
- the LOC142642722 gene encoding uncharacterized protein LOC142642722 isoform X1, which yields MLACSWSVTTLAPYLSNKRYGTGFCCKATDLQSHANGDQDNDIKKKKKKKVVIVGSGWAGLGAAHHLCNQGFDVTVLEGSPEDVGIRGYWYPHRNIFSLVDELGIKPFTNWIKSAQYSGGGLEVEFPIFQDLPQLPTPLGTLYYSQFARLPLFDRLTSLPLLAAVVDFDNTDTAWRKYDSITARELFKQFGCSEKLYRDVFGPLLQVGLFAPAEQCSAAATLGMLVYILSHQKDFDMVWCRGTVKEKIFEPWIDFMRTKGCEILEGRRVTDFSFNEETSCISEVICGSELYNADAVILAVGISRLQELIKNSAVLRTREEFLKVLNLASIDVVTVKLRLDRKVKIPNASNVCSGFDDSFGWTLFDLNIIHDEHNDDPVTVLQADFYHSNEFLPLKDEDIVAKVMSYLSKCIKDFESASVVDKEIGRFPQSLTHFFPGSYKHMMRGATSFSNVFMAGDWIINRHGSWSQEKSYVTALEAANRVVDYLEEGSFAKIIPVEEDEPHIEALRNLNRRFNEFRDQIPLSNFFLQ from the exons ATGTTGGCTTGTTCTTGGAGTGTCACTACACTTGCACCATACTTGTCTAACAAGAGATATGGAACTGGGTTTTGTTGTAAAGCTACTGATCTTCAAAGCCATGCAAATGGAGACCAAGACAATgatataaagaagaagaagaagaagaaggtggtaaTTGTTGGCTCTGGCTGGGCTGGCCTTGGTGCTGCTCATCACCTCTGCAACCAG GGTTTTGATGTTACTGTTCTTGAAGGCAGTCCAGAAGATGTTGGTATACGTG GTTATTGGTATCCTCACCGAAACATATTTAGCCTTGTTGATGAACTGGGAATCAAGCCATTCACAAACTGGATAAAATCTGCACAGTATTCAGGAGGGGGGTTAGAG GTTGAATTTCCCATATTCCAAGATCTGCCTCAATTGCCAACTCCATTGGGAACCTTGTACTATAGTCAA TTTGCTCGGCTCCCATTGTTTGATAGGTTAACATCACTTCCTTTATTGGCTGCAG tagTTGACTTTGACAACACTGACACAGCCTGGAGAAAATATGATTCAA TTACTGCAAGGGAGCTTTTTAAACAGTTTGGCTGCTCGGAAAAGCTTTATCGGGATGTTTTTGGTCCATTGCTTCAAGTGGGTTTGTTTGCTCCAGCAGAGCAATGTAGTGCTGCAGCAACTTTGGGGATGCTAGTCTACATCCTCTCCCACCAG AAAGATTTTGATATGGTATGGTGTCGTGGGACAGTGAAAGAAAAGATCTTTGAGCCATGGATTGACTTCATGAGGACTAAAGGTTGTGAAATTCTGGAGGGTAGAAGAGTgacagatttttcttttaatgaggAAACAAGTTGTATTTCAGAAGTAATTTGTGGTAGTGAGTTGTATAATGCTGATGCAGTTATATTGGCAGTTGGAATCTCCAGGCTCCAGGAACTTATCAAGAACAG TGCAGTATTACGTACAAGGGAGGAGTTTCTGAAGGTTTTAAACTTGGCTAGCATTGATGTAGTTACTGTTAAGCTTCGCCTTGATAGGAAG GTTAAAATCCCAAATGCTAGTAATGTTTGCTCTGGATTTGATGATTCATTTGGCTGGACTctttttgatttgaacataattCATGATGAGCACAACGATGATCCCGTAACAGTCCTACAAGCCGATTTT TACCATTCCAATGAATTCTTGCCATTGAAGGATGAGGACATAGTTGCAAAAGTTATGTCATACCTTTCAAAGTGCATCAAGGACTTCGAGTCTGCTTCCGTGGTGGATAAGGAGATAGGAAGATTTCCACAATCTTTGACTCACTTTTTTCCAG GTTCATACAAGCACATGATGCGCGGGGCTACATCTTTCTCAAATGTATTCATGGCTGGAGACTGGATTATAAATCGACATGGTTCCTGGTCACAA GAGAAATCTTATGTGACGGCGCTTGAAGCTGCCAACCGGGTAGTAGACTATCTTGAAGAAGGAAGCTTTGCTAAAATAATACCAGTAGAGGAAGATGAACCTCACATTGAAGCGCTTCGCAACCTGAACAGGCGCTTCAATGAGTTTAGAGACCAAATTCCATTGTCCAATTTTTTCCTCCAGTGA
- the LOC142642722 gene encoding uncharacterized protein LOC142642722 isoform X2, with protein sequence MLACSWSVTTLAPYLSNKRYGTGFCCKATDLQSHANGDQDNDIKKKKKKKVVIVGSGWAGLGAAHHLCNQGFDVTVLEGSPEDVGIRGYWYPHRNIFSLVDELGIKPFTNWIKSAQYSGGGLEVEFPIFQDLPQLPTPLGTLYYSQFARLPLFDRLTSLPLLAAVDFDNTDTAWRKYDSITARELFKQFGCSEKLYRDVFGPLLQVGLFAPAEQCSAAATLGMLVYILSHQKDFDMVWCRGTVKEKIFEPWIDFMRTKGCEILEGRRVTDFSFNEETSCISEVICGSELYNADAVILAVGISRLQELIKNSAVLRTREEFLKVLNLASIDVVTVKLRLDRKVKIPNASNVCSGFDDSFGWTLFDLNIIHDEHNDDPVTVLQADFYHSNEFLPLKDEDIVAKVMSYLSKCIKDFESASVVDKEIGRFPQSLTHFFPGSYKHMMRGATSFSNVFMAGDWIINRHGSWSQEKSYVTALEAANRVVDYLEEGSFAKIIPVEEDEPHIEALRNLNRRFNEFRDQIPLSNFFLQ encoded by the exons ATGTTGGCTTGTTCTTGGAGTGTCACTACACTTGCACCATACTTGTCTAACAAGAGATATGGAACTGGGTTTTGTTGTAAAGCTACTGATCTTCAAAGCCATGCAAATGGAGACCAAGACAATgatataaagaagaagaagaagaagaaggtggtaaTTGTTGGCTCTGGCTGGGCTGGCCTTGGTGCTGCTCATCACCTCTGCAACCAG GGTTTTGATGTTACTGTTCTTGAAGGCAGTCCAGAAGATGTTGGTATACGTG GTTATTGGTATCCTCACCGAAACATATTTAGCCTTGTTGATGAACTGGGAATCAAGCCATTCACAAACTGGATAAAATCTGCACAGTATTCAGGAGGGGGGTTAGAG GTTGAATTTCCCATATTCCAAGATCTGCCTCAATTGCCAACTCCATTGGGAACCTTGTACTATAGTCAA TTTGCTCGGCTCCCATTGTTTGATAGGTTAACATCACTTCCTTTATTGGCTGCAG TTGACTTTGACAACACTGACACAGCCTGGAGAAAATATGATTCAA TTACTGCAAGGGAGCTTTTTAAACAGTTTGGCTGCTCGGAAAAGCTTTATCGGGATGTTTTTGGTCCATTGCTTCAAGTGGGTTTGTTTGCTCCAGCAGAGCAATGTAGTGCTGCAGCAACTTTGGGGATGCTAGTCTACATCCTCTCCCACCAG AAAGATTTTGATATGGTATGGTGTCGTGGGACAGTGAAAGAAAAGATCTTTGAGCCATGGATTGACTTCATGAGGACTAAAGGTTGTGAAATTCTGGAGGGTAGAAGAGTgacagatttttcttttaatgaggAAACAAGTTGTATTTCAGAAGTAATTTGTGGTAGTGAGTTGTATAATGCTGATGCAGTTATATTGGCAGTTGGAATCTCCAGGCTCCAGGAACTTATCAAGAACAG TGCAGTATTACGTACAAGGGAGGAGTTTCTGAAGGTTTTAAACTTGGCTAGCATTGATGTAGTTACTGTTAAGCTTCGCCTTGATAGGAAG GTTAAAATCCCAAATGCTAGTAATGTTTGCTCTGGATTTGATGATTCATTTGGCTGGACTctttttgatttgaacataattCATGATGAGCACAACGATGATCCCGTAACAGTCCTACAAGCCGATTTT TACCATTCCAATGAATTCTTGCCATTGAAGGATGAGGACATAGTTGCAAAAGTTATGTCATACCTTTCAAAGTGCATCAAGGACTTCGAGTCTGCTTCCGTGGTGGATAAGGAGATAGGAAGATTTCCACAATCTTTGACTCACTTTTTTCCAG GTTCATACAAGCACATGATGCGCGGGGCTACATCTTTCTCAAATGTATTCATGGCTGGAGACTGGATTATAAATCGACATGGTTCCTGGTCACAA GAGAAATCTTATGTGACGGCGCTTGAAGCTGCCAACCGGGTAGTAGACTATCTTGAAGAAGGAAGCTTTGCTAAAATAATACCAGTAGAGGAAGATGAACCTCACATTGAAGCGCTTCGCAACCTGAACAGGCGCTTCAATGAGTTTAGAGACCAAATTCCATTGTCCAATTTTTTCCTCCAGTGA
- the LOC142643320 gene encoding protein ALTERED PHOSPHATE STARVATION RESPONSE 1-like, with the protein MGCVASKLEEEEEVVSICRERKRQLKLAVEKRYTLAEAHCRYCHALYAVAAAIELFVARHSSPSTPFLITFPPPCPPSPPTENVINNPMFLQQRPSESTTHEAIACESCGSSTSSDSSEEEREEEEEKEQEAAAERGRLEQQCGYFYMQMPPPMPSPQRDFGWDFFNPFDTVRPEVISGYQRSSDDDLRVVREEEGIPELEEEGDHREEQETKVVVAEENVGEKHDSGVEVVKVVHSANVSQKEHKGLTVIDTPVVGRELLDALKDIEDHFIRAYDSGKDVSRMLEANRVHLQNNLEEIKENSTKLVQAISWNRSISSKPSSCKSLVASTSKSSSTWTEFKNDLFEEYGGMASGSHSLTLGRLYAWEKKLYEEVKAGDSMRKNYEKKCSQLRNQDVRGDDELSLDKTRATVKDLYARILVAIRSAESISERIQKMRDEELQPQIVELLKGLTRTWKIMLESHETQNKILFEVRSFTCPTFGKFCNDTHRLATLQLEAELQNWHACFMDYVAAQKGYVEALHGWLSKFIAPEVEVYSRGSRSRKSAVPFRVNGPPLLVICHDWLASMDKLPDKAVAFALKSFAKDVRALWQQQGKEQQQKRKVDSLAKDLDRRILSFQKVESRFLESKLTEQKSESEVEHQDDYLTDKKDQLDTLRSKLDTEKEKHHNYMQETQRITLNGFQTGFSTIFESLVEFSKVSQNIYNDLVNCKENAEKAGNLSYIEDSKIEDNGSR; encoded by the exons ATGGGTTGTGTTGCTTCTAAACtagaggaagaagaggaagtagTAAGCATCTGCAGAGAGAGGAAACGCCAGCTAAAGCTTGCTGTGGAGAAAAGATATACTCTTGCAGAAGCACATTGTAGGTACTGTCATGCACTTTATGCTGTAGCTGCAGCTATAGAGCTCTTTGTTGCTCGCCACTCTTCTCCTTCTACACCTTTTCTCATCACTTTCCCACCACCTTGCCCTCCTTCTCCACCAACTGAGAATGTGATAAACAACCCCATGTTCCTTCAACAAAGACCCTCTGAGTCCACCACACATGAAGCCATTGCTTGTGAGTCATGTGGGTCCTCAACCTCTTCAGATTCTtctgaggaagagagagaagaagaagaggaaaaagagCAAGAAGCAGCAGCAGAAAGAGGAAGATTAGAGCAGCAATGTGGGTACTTTTATATGCAAATGCCACCACCAATGCCATCACCACAGAGAGATTTTGGGTGGGATTTCTTTAATCCTTTTGACACCGTGAGACCTGAGGTTATCAGCGGATACCAAAGGAGCTCAGATGATGATTTAAGGGTTGTGAGGGAAGAGGAAGGGATTCCAGAGCTAGAAGAGGAAGGTGATCACAGAGAAGAGCAAGAAACCAAGGTGGTGGTGGCTGAAGAAAATGTTGGTGAAAAGCATGACAGTGGGGTTGAGGTGGTGAAAGTGGTGCATAGTGCTAATGTGAGCCAAAAGGAACACAAGGGGCTTACAGTTATTGATACCCCAGTTGTAGGGAGGGAGCTACTGGATGCACTGAAAGATATTGAGGATCATTTTATCAGGGCTTATGATTCTGGCAAGGATGTCTCTAGGATGCTAGAGGCTAATAGAGTTCACCTACAGAACAACTTGGAGGAAATAAAAG AGAACTCAACAAAACTCGTCCAAGCTATCTCATGGAACCGGTCCATTTCATCTAAGCCTTCATCATGCAAGAGTCTTGTAGCATCCACTTCCAAAAGTTCTTCAACATGGACAGAGTTTAAGAATGACCTCTTTGAGGAATATGGAGGAATGGCTTCAGGAAGCCATTCACTAACCTTAGGAAGACTTTATGCTTGGGAAAAGAAGCTGTATgaagaagttaag GCTGGAGACAGCATGcgaaaaaattatgagaaaaaatgCTCACAGCTGAGAAACCAGGATGTCAGAGGAGACGATGAACTCTCTCTGGACAAAACCAGAGCTACCGTAAAAGATTTGTATGCCAGGATTTTGGTTGCAATTCGAAGTGCTGAGTCAATCTCAGAGAGAATTCAGAAAATGAGAGATGAAGAATTGCAGCCTCAAATTGTTGAACTATTAAAAGG CCTAACGAGAACCTGGAAAATTATGTTGGAATCACATGAAACCCAGAATAAGATCCTCTTTGAAGTAAGGTCTTTTACCTGCCcaacatttggaaaattctgcaaTGACACTCACCGACTAGCAACACTTCAGCTTGAGGCTGAGCTTCAGAATTGGCATGCATGCTTCATGGATTATGTTGCAGCACAGAAAGGGTATGTTGAAGCTCTCCATGGTTGGCTATCAAAGTTCATAGCACCTGAAGTTGAAGTCTACTCTAGAGGCAGTAGGAGCAGGAAATCAGCTGTGCCTTTTCGAGTCAATGGACCCCCATTGCTCGTGATCTGCCATGATTGGTTAGCCTCCATGGATAAATTACCAGATAAAGCAGTAGCTTTTGCATTGAAAAGCTTTGCAAAGGATGTGAGGGCTCTATGGCAACAGCAAGGGAAGGAACAGCAACAAAAGAGGAAAGTTGACAGTCTAGCAAAAGATCTCGACAGAAGGATTCTATCATTCCAAAAGGTAGAAAGCAGGTTTCTTGAGTCTAAGCTTACAGAACAGAAGTCAGAATCCGAAGTGGAACATCAAGATGACTACTTGACTGACAAGAAGGATCAATTGGACACATTGAGAAGTAAGTTGGATACTGAGAAGGAGAAACACCATAATTACATGCAAGAAACACAAAGGATCACATTAAACGGATTTCAAACTGGGTTTTCTACAATTTTTGAGTCCTTGGTGGAGTTCTCCAAGgtttctcaaaatatatacaatGACCTTGTAAATTGCAAAGAAAATGCTGAGAAAGCTGGGAACCTATCATATATAGAGGACTCCAAGATTGAAGATAATGGCAGCAGATGA
- the LOC142642723 gene encoding V-type proton ATPase subunit B 2, whose product MGVPPKNHDVDEGLLEIGMEYRTVSGVAGPLVILEKVKGPKYQEIVNIRLGDGSMRRGQVLEVDGEKAVVQVFEGTSGIDNKYTTVQFTGEVLKTPVSLDMLGRIFNGSGKPIDNGPPILPEAYLDISGSSINPSERTYPEEMIQTGISTIDVMNSIARGQKIPLFSAAGLPHNEIAAQICRQAGLVKRLEKTENLLEDAEDDNFAIVFAAMGVNMETAQFFKRDFEENGSMERVTLFLNLANDPTIERIITPRIALTTAEYLAYECGKHVLVILTDMSSYADALREVSAAREEVPGRRGYPGYMYTDLATIYERAGRIEGRKGSITQIPILTMPNDDITHPTPDLTGYITEGQIYIDRQLQNRQIYPPINVLPSLSRLMKSAIGEGMTRRDHSDVSNQLYANYAIGKDVQAMKAVVGEEALSSEDLLYLEFLDKFERKFVAQGAYDTRNVFQSLDLAWTLLRIFPRELLHRIPAKTLDQFYSRDANN is encoded by the exons ATGGGTGTGCCGCCAAAAAATCACGATGTGGATGAGGGGTTACTGGAGATCGGCATGG AGTATAGAACTGTTTCAGGAGTTGCAGGACCTCTAGTTATCCTTGAGAAAGTAAAG GGACCCAAATATCAAGAGATCGTCAATATTCGTTTAGGAGATGGATCCATGAGACGTGGTCAAGTCCTAGAAGTTGATGGAGAAAAGGCTGTTGTTCag GTTTTTGAAGGAACATCTGGAATTGACAACAAGTACACAACTGTGCAATTTACAGGAGAG GTTTTGAAAACTCCTGTCTCATTGGACATGCTTGGGCGCATATTTAATGGTTCTGGGAAACCAATCGATAATGGTCCCCCAATTTTGCCTGAGGCTTACTTGGATATATCTG GAAGTTCTATCAACCCTAGTGAGAGAACCTATCCTGAGGAGATGATACAGACAGGGATTTCTACAATTGATGTGATGAATTCCATTGCTAGAGGGCAAAAGATTCCGCTTTTctctgctgctggtcttccccACAATGAAATTGCTGCTCAGATATGTCGCCAGGCTGGTTTGGTCAAGCGATTGGAGAAGACTGAAAATCTTCTTGAG GATGCGGAAGATGACAATTTTGCCATTGTATTTGCTGCTATGGGTGTAAATATGGAGACTGCACAGTTTTTCAAACGTGATTTTGAGGAAAATGGCTCTATGGAGAGAGTGACCCTCTTTCTGAACCTG GCAAATGACCCTACAATTGAACGTATTATCACTCCTCGTATAGCTCTAACTACTGCTGAATATTTGGCTTATGAATGCGGGAAGCATGTTCTTGTCATACTTACGGATATGAGTTCTTATGCTGATGCTCTTCGTGag GTGTCTGCTGCTCGTGAAGAGGTGCCAGGAAGGCGTGGGTATCCTGGGTATATGTATACTGATTTGGCAACAATTTATGAGCGTGCTGGAAGGATTGAAGGGCGGAAAGGCTCCATTACACAAATTCCAATTTTAACTATGCCTAATGATG ATATTACACATCCGACTCCAGATCTTACTGGATATATCACAGAGGGTCAGATATACATTGACAGGCAGTTGCAAAACAGACAG ATATATCCACCAATTAATGTTCTTCCGTCACTGTCTCGACTGATGAAG AGTGCCATTGGAGAGGGGATGACTCGCAGAGATCATTCTGATGTTTCCAACCAG CTATATGCAAACTATGCTATTGGGAAGGATGTCCAGGCCATGAAAGCAGTAGTTGGAGAAGAAGCACTTTCTTCTGAGGATTTG CTGTATTTGGAGTTCTTGGataaatttgagagaaaattcGTGGCCCAAGGAGCTTATGACACTCGCAATGTCTTTCAGTCGCTAGATTTGGCATGGACACTCCTTCGCATTTTCCCGCGTGAGCTTCTCCACCGTATACCTGCAAAGACCCTTGACCAGTTCTATAGCCGTGATGCAAACAATTGA
- the LOC142643321 gene encoding protein CHAPERONE-LIKE PROTEIN OF POR1, chloroplastic has product MDATLSVRPNRFTSGSPYPRPTSRKPGPPPHISRRRHTTTTTAKKNQPWPWPRPFSSTRFTFIAAPPVLQAGSRADDSAPFEMSVENALKLLGVSDGASFDDILRAKNSVVASCKDDQDAIAQVEAAYDMLLMRSLTQRRAGKVVNSSIRYADVKPVNAPGIGSMPQWLQSTVKNSPVSVDTPSTGDLGIQVGVYGALMVLTYVNGASTSSSLPYSGADVPGLILAGSFGASLYFMTKKNVKLGKATVITLGGLVAGAVVGSAVESWLQVDIVPFLGIHSPAAVISEFILFSQLLVSLYLR; this is encoded by the exons atggatgccACCCTCTCAGTACGACCCAACCGCTTCACATCCGGGTCACCTTACCCTCGACCCACATCTCGCAAACCCGGCCCACCGCCCCACATCTCCCGTCGCcgccacaccaccaccaccaccgccaagAAGAACCAACCCTGGCCGTGGCCCCGCCCATTCTCGTCGACCCGGTTCACATTCATAGCCGCTCCGCCGGTTCTCCAAGCCGGTTCGAGAGCCGACGACTCGGCTCCCTTCGAGATGTCCGTTGAAAACGCACTCAAGCTCCTCGGTGTCTCCGATGGAGCTTCCTTCGACGACATACTTCGCGCCAAAAACTCCGTGGTCGCTTCTTGTAAGGACGACCAGGATGCGATTGCTCAG GTTGAGGCTGCATATGACATGTTACTTATGCGGAGCTTAACTCAGCGACGAGCAGGAAAAGTTGTGAATAGTAGCATTCGTTATGCTGATGTTAAACCTGTGAATGCTCCTGGCATTGGATCAATGCCTCAGTGGTTGCAGTCAACTGTGAAGAATTCACCCGTTTCAGTTGACACACCATCAACTGGTGATTTAGGTATACAAGTGGGCGTGTATGGGGCTTTGATGGTATTAACCTATGTCAATGGAGCTTCAACATCCTCTTCCCTTCCATATTCTGGAGCTGATGTTCCTGGACTAATATTGGCTGGTAGCTTTGGAGCTTCCTTGTACTTCATGACCAAAAAGAATGTGAAGTTGG GGAAAGCTACTGTAATTACCTTAGGTGGGCTTGTGGCTGGTGCTGTTGTGGGATCTGCTGTTGAGAGCTGGTTGCAGGTAGACATCGTCCCATTTCTTGGCATACACTCCCCTGCTGCTGTAATAAGCGAATTTATACTCTTCTCTCAATTGTTGGTCTCTCTGTACCTTAGATAA